One part of the Podarcis muralis chromosome 3, rPodMur119.hap1.1, whole genome shotgun sequence genome encodes these proteins:
- the LOC114593642 gene encoding kazal-type serine protease inhibitor domain-containing protein 1-like, which translates to MLSFALSSSSSSSSSSSPPFFWLASKRSLLLVDDILKMKPLVATVFLVALMQLSQSFPAWYHRGWLRLLREGDSCGICNLELCPVPTACQAGTVLDSCGCCPECGNVEGQICDLDEGSHFYGQCGDNLECRLDVRDIKSGEIPEPQCVCKLQETVCGPEGKTYENICQFHEAYAGKGINASIKHKGPCKSAPVISLPPRDTQNFTGNDVIFGCEVSAYPMPHLEWKKKGNKMFLPGDDAHISIQARGGPRKYSVSGWLQIQGIKKSDEGVYICQTKNKYGFAYSSAMLKVIDDSSLNFQNIPGSWSTSDGTDYGDDFDSAEDEEEAEYESGDYEK; encoded by the exons ATGCTTTCTTtcgctctctcctcctcctcctcctcctcctcctcctcttctccccctttcttctgGCTTGCCTCCAAAAGGTCTTTGCTTCTTGTTGATGACATTCTCAAGATGAAACCCCTGGTGGCTACAGTTTTCCTGGTAGCCCTGATGCAACTTTCTCAGTCCTTCCCCGCCTGGTACCACAGAGGATGGCTGAGACTGCTAAGGGAAGGGGACAGCTGTGGAATATGCAACCTGGAACTCTGCCCCGTGCCTACAGCCTGCCAAGCAGGGACCGTGTTGGACTCATGCGGCTGCTGTCCCGAATGCGGGAATGTGGAGGGGCAGATCTGTGACTTGGACGAAGGCAGCCATTTTTACGGGCAATGCGGGGACAACCTGGAGTGCCGTTTGGATGTCCGTGACATCAAGTCTGGAGAAATCCCCGAGCCACAATGTGTCTGCAAGCTGCAGGAGACTGTATGTGGACCTGAAGGGAAGACCTATGAGAACATCTGCCAGTTCCATGAGGCTTATGCAGGAAAGGGGATAAATGCGAGCATAAAGCACAAAGGACCATGCAAATCGG CTCCTGTTATTTCTTTGCCACCTCGAGACACCCAGAATTTCACAGGGAATGACGTCATCTTCGGTTGTGAGGTATCTGCATATCCCATGCCGCACCTTGagtggaagaagaaaggaaataagATGTTTCTGCCAGGAGATGATGCTCATATTTCAATACAG GCAAGAGGGGGACCTCGGAAGTACAGTGTGTCTGGATGGTTACAAATTCAAGGGATCAAGAAATCAGATGAAGGTGTCTACATatgccaaacaaaaaacaaatatggGTTTGCCTATTCATCTGCAATGCTGAAAGTTATTGATG ACTCATCATTAAATTTCCAGAATATTCCTGGCAGCTGGAGCACAAGCGATGGCACAGATTACGGAGACGATTTTGATTCTGCTGAAGACGAGGAAGAGGCAGAATATGAATCTGGAGACTATGAAAAATGA